A window from Vibrio cortegadensis encodes these proteins:
- a CDS encoding HD-GYP domain-containing protein, giving the protein MFDYQRLNYVANTEQELSSIFTQIFKLSKETYQNLSRFSVTLVDDDQLANFFVLDSLEGSSTNDLYKKVLSLRSSLTCVVTEQNVRVVSDLKRLNQNDRTVKLLQIGHRSSYTSPLIYDGKTIGVLFINADTESYFDCQKLQRDCAFISQVVNGLILKHCERQHHLRSALAIALNIGHARDPETKEHLIRMGKYSELLARLLADTHPIDNRFIHLIAHYAPFHDIGKYKIPDDVLFSDKRFSSNDRKIMSKHTIYGVEIIDEVLCYIDKDWVMGSDMGLLKNIIRHHHERYDGSGSPDNLSGTNIPLESRIVTLADVFDALLSKRAYKEAWSMEGVIAYIKENSGLLFDPECVDLLLDNLDQFVAIRDKNRDAIGG; this is encoded by the coding sequence ATGTTTGATTACCAGCGACTAAATTATGTTGCGAACACAGAACAAGAACTATCATCGATATTCACGCAGATATTTAAACTTTCAAAAGAGACTTACCAAAACCTTTCTCGCTTCTCTGTGACGCTGGTTGATGACGATCAGTTAGCGAATTTTTTTGTTTTAGACTCGCTAGAGGGCTCTTCAACCAACGATCTGTATAAAAAAGTGCTATCACTTAGGTCGAGTTTAACTTGTGTCGTTACAGAGCAAAATGTCCGTGTTGTGAGCGACTTAAAACGGTTGAATCAGAATGATCGAACCGTAAAACTTCTTCAGATAGGGCACCGAAGCAGTTACACATCACCGTTAATTTATGACGGGAAAACGATTGGTGTTCTATTTATCAATGCAGACACAGAGAGCTATTTCGATTGTCAAAAACTTCAACGAGATTGTGCATTTATATCGCAGGTTGTTAACGGCCTTATACTTAAGCACTGTGAGCGTCAGCATCATCTTCGGTCTGCACTCGCGATTGCATTAAACATTGGGCATGCGCGGGATCCGGAGACAAAAGAGCACTTGATTCGAATGGGAAAGTACAGTGAACTGCTGGCAAGGTTGTTGGCGGACACTCATCCAATCGACAATAGATTTATTCATTTAATCGCTCATTACGCTCCTTTTCACGATATTGGCAAATACAAAATTCCAGATGATGTACTTTTTAGTGATAAACGATTTTCATCCAATGACAGAAAAATAATGTCAAAGCACACAATATATGGTGTTGAAATTATAGATGAAGTGCTTTGTTACATAGATAAAGATTGGGTGATGGGAAGCGATATGGGTCTACTCAAAAACATTATTCGACATCATCACGAACGCTATGATGGCAGTGGAAGCCCTGACAATTTGTCGGGCACAAACATTCCATTGGAGTCCAGAATTGTCACTTTAGCGGATGTGTTTGATGCACTATTGAGTAAGAGAGCTTATAAGGAGGCGTGGTCAATGGAAGGTGTAATTGCTTACATAAAAGAGAACAGTGGCTTACTTTTTGATCCCGAATGCGTTGATTTGCTTTTAGATAACCTAGACCAGTTTGTCGCGATTAGAGATAAAAACAGAGATGCAATTGGCGGATAG
- a CDS encoding ABC-three component system protein, producing the protein MAFDASPSWSGFNYQGKVALYYTLRQINSLPLNTDFSNLSLVLEDNEDFEIRDSGNFVSFHQVKAYNTSSYSKYSDALLEITLELSKQPNVLGKIHTWKQVNPKTDFTNIIDSLRDDIQSIIDEYRLANPKTGDSYIEKAVSNTSNRPKPSSIIRSAFPSYSASNISSELDRIVKNQNNAISRLEAYIYDDGNSYCDLSSINLKIKSEISKLLSSRNLVNTPERIQKTLHHFLGIIDSYIIDRHKAKQSTDKLSIGFVEIIEAVTQDHEGIGLQYLSYAFKDQFAYLMDEYINDPTLYQEVGDKCNLKESKNILLSLGALELWTYYRHFCPHINLQELNNTDNAINVDKNGIRFVLLKILHELDYNCISNIKEKCQMLYKTTSLPIKRFLPSTIMVGVPIAYIERQIISNSNMWEFLFEIENIIYDGPDVHVFSPKTLTHTEAPIGEDDDPRSKRDDMLTDISLVPISNVKVALSS; encoded by the coding sequence ATGGCTTTTGATGCATCACCATCTTGGAGTGGCTTTAACTATCAAGGAAAGGTGGCTCTTTACTACACTTTACGACAAATCAATTCTCTTCCGTTAAACACCGATTTCTCAAATCTGAGCTTGGTGCTAGAGGACAACGAAGATTTTGAGATACGTGATAGCGGTAACTTTGTTTCCTTTCATCAAGTGAAAGCTTATAACACTTCTTCATACAGCAAATATTCAGATGCGTTGTTGGAAATTACTTTAGAGTTATCAAAACAACCAAATGTACTAGGAAAAATCCACACGTGGAAGCAGGTAAATCCGAAGACTGATTTTACGAACATAATTGATTCGTTAAGAGATGACATTCAATCAATTATTGATGAGTATAGATTAGCAAACCCCAAAACAGGTGATAGTTATATTGAAAAGGCAGTATCTAACACATCAAATAGACCAAAGCCCTCATCGATAATCCGTTCTGCGTTTCCTAGTTACTCAGCATCAAATATATCCTCTGAACTAGACAGAATAGTTAAAAATCAAAACAATGCAATCTCACGTTTAGAGGCGTATATCTACGATGACGGAAATAGCTATTGCGACCTTAGTTCGATAAACCTAAAAATTAAATCCGAAATATCGAAATTGTTGTCATCAAGGAACTTAGTCAATACCCCAGAACGTATTCAGAAAACGTTACACCACTTCTTGGGAATAATAGATAGTTACATAATAGATAGACACAAAGCTAAACAAAGTACTGATAAATTATCTATTGGCTTTGTTGAAATTATCGAGGCCGTGACTCAGGATCACGAGGGCATCGGTCTACAATATCTATCATACGCATTTAAAGATCAGTTTGCATATTTGATGGATGAATACATAAACGATCCAACCTTATACCAGGAAGTTGGTGATAAATGTAATTTGAAAGAATCAAAGAATATTCTTTTGAGCCTAGGTGCATTGGAGCTATGGACCTACTACAGGCACTTTTGTCCACATATAAATCTACAAGAACTAAATAATACTGACAACGCTATAAATGTTGATAAAAATGGTATTAGATTTGTACTTCTAAAAATATTACATGAGTTAGATTATAATTGTATATCCAATATAAAAGAGAAGTGTCAAATGTTGTATAAAACAACATCTTTGCCCATTAAACGATTTCTTCCCAGTACAATAATGGTAGGTGTACCAATTGCCTATATAGAGAGGCAAATAATATCAAACAGCAATATGTGGGAATTTCTCTTTGAAATTGAAAATATTATCTATGATGGTCCAGATGTTCACGTATTTTCACCTAAAACATTGACTCATACTGAAGCTCCAATTGGAGAGGATGACGATCCTCGCTCTAAGAGAGATGATATGTTAACTGACATATCTTTAGTTCCAATATCAAATGTTAAGGTGGCACTAAGCTCATGA
- a CDS encoding cytosolic protein yields the protein MFIHHVNDIDWLVITAFEELKPMFIEDAGPIPSYFSISSELSLIDQAKRSYGFLPTLRGVITDTGTYQSKDLDEDLNPQLACLVEGRGRVFIYHGDYVAFVDDEQTFITRMD from the coding sequence ATGTTTATCCATCATGTAAACGACATCGACTGGCTGGTGATTACAGCTTTTGAAGAACTAAAACCGATGTTTATCGAAGATGCAGGCCCAATCCCATCTTACTTCTCTATTAGCAGTGAATTGAGCCTGATTGATCAAGCTAAACGCAGCTATGGATTTTTGCCTACACTCCGTGGTGTGATCACCGATACTGGTACATATCAAAGCAAAGATCTTGATGAAGATTTAAACCCACAACTTGCCTGCCTAGTTGAAGGGCGTGGTCGGGTGTTTATCTATCACGGTGACTATGTGGCTTTTGTGGATGACGAGCAAACCTTTATAACCCGAATGGACTGA
- a CDS encoding AAA family ATPase, giving the protein MIRLTKVTFTNFKIFGEEPYTINFSDQRLILLDGPNGYGKTSVFDGIELGLTGNLERLISLEGRQNPTDIVVAHKGRDNVKIELVFTDNNGNSRIFIRMLKSNVPNSAKKISKFQELWDIYESIDGVLTPSSQNQLDLYFDSSHFKRDFLLFHYVQQEETSRFLKSKNETQRAEELAQLFGNTREADDKLKRLVEIKGKISNKKRENISTIDQIKERYSIDVDTSEGVESSDEHFYILPWLNKSNNLVVWDAENISDLNEEKLNTSLKEVEYIKGFLTHKNFFIRNLKFEKAIAQREVIQLFIGYVNSIDGYDKYVKKSNDNSLIKGFLSELTSNMLESITTTKLLNDALELLGYNDGKNFINQLNELIELEKKSIGLNSVYSELVAHHKAMQTDLSNVPKESACLLCGHDHKTHTALSDAIAKHGHLLKQELSGQDKFLLKAREAFNTKFILPLARMCSDYIEQNPSPSPEELLALSKARNLKSRFKSLREWLQKEGILFEDLLASSFPILDSSNYIREASNTLSERIRSAVGTAPHGFYETNVNGVFDRIYSDYFDSNLTLTAEIQEEQLERKKRYIKGLYFNSLKEVTKKLAKLNKAIALQEKAEAEVNVLVRIVKSKIKQYRKKLITEIEIPFYIYSGKILQSHQAGLGHGIFIKDPTGNDELKNVRLVSNWESDHDILNTMSSGQISAIVISLTLALHRVYSSRFSCILIDDPVQTMDDINMSSLVEVLRNDFKDRQVILSTHEDKVARYFTYKYLKHNESVKIVNLMQRKEYIPTNRFIYRKGELEPQA; this is encoded by the coding sequence ATGATTCGACTTACTAAAGTTACATTTACTAACTTCAAGATATTTGGAGAAGAGCCTTACACGATCAACTTTTCAGATCAACGTCTAATACTACTAGATGGTCCCAATGGTTACGGAAAAACTTCTGTATTTGATGGTATAGAGCTTGGTCTAACAGGAAACTTAGAGCGCCTGATCTCACTTGAAGGGCGCCAGAACCCTACTGATATCGTAGTTGCTCATAAAGGCAGAGATAATGTAAAAATCGAACTTGTATTCACTGATAATAACGGAAATTCCAGAATTTTCATTCGGATGTTAAAATCAAACGTGCCTAATAGCGCCAAGAAAATATCCAAGTTCCAAGAATTGTGGGATATATATGAATCTATTGATGGCGTATTGACTCCCTCAAGTCAGAATCAATTAGATCTATACTTTGATAGTAGTCATTTTAAACGTGATTTTTTACTCTTTCATTATGTTCAACAAGAAGAAACTTCCCGATTTCTTAAATCAAAGAATGAAACTCAGCGAGCAGAAGAGCTGGCACAGTTGTTTGGTAACACCCGTGAAGCTGATGATAAACTTAAACGACTGGTTGAAATCAAAGGGAAAATATCTAATAAAAAGCGGGAAAACATATCTACAATTGATCAGATTAAAGAGCGTTATAGTATTGATGTAGATACAAGTGAAGGCGTGGAAAGTTCAGATGAACATTTTTACATTTTACCTTGGCTAAATAAAAGTAATAATCTTGTTGTTTGGGACGCAGAAAACATCTCTGACCTAAACGAAGAAAAGTTGAATACCTCACTGAAAGAAGTTGAATATATCAAAGGTTTTTTAACACACAAGAATTTCTTTATCAGAAATCTAAAGTTCGAAAAAGCGATAGCACAAAGAGAAGTTATTCAGTTATTTATTGGCTATGTAAACAGTATAGATGGTTACGATAAATATGTTAAAAAATCAAATGACAATAGTTTAATAAAAGGCTTTCTTTCTGAACTAACTTCTAACATGCTAGAAAGCATAACGACGACTAAATTGCTTAATGACGCATTGGAGTTATTAGGATATAACGATGGTAAAAACTTCATTAATCAACTAAACGAGTTGATTGAGTTGGAAAAAAAATCTATAGGTTTAAATTCCGTATACTCCGAATTAGTCGCCCACCATAAAGCGATGCAGACCGATCTCAGCAATGTCCCTAAAGAATCTGCCTGCTTGTTATGTGGTCACGACCACAAAACCCACACAGCTCTCAGCGATGCAATTGCCAAACATGGTCATTTACTTAAGCAAGAGTTGTCTGGTCAAGACAAATTTCTCTTAAAAGCCAGAGAAGCATTTAATACTAAGTTTATTTTACCTTTAGCACGAATGTGCTCAGATTATATCGAACAGAACCCTTCTCCTTCACCGGAGGAACTGCTTGCTTTATCTAAAGCACGAAACTTAAAAAGCAGGTTCAAGAGCTTACGTGAATGGCTTCAAAAAGAAGGCATACTCTTTGAAGATCTATTAGCTTCTTCTTTTCCTATATTAGATAGTAGTAATTACATTAGAGAAGCCTCCAATACTCTATCTGAACGTATCCGCTCAGCCGTAGGGACTGCGCCACATGGATTCTACGAAACTAATGTTAATGGTGTTTTTGACCGCATATATTCTGACTATTTCGATTCAAATCTAACTCTAACTGCAGAGATACAAGAAGAACAGCTAGAAAGGAAAAAACGTTATATTAAAGGACTTTACTTTAATTCACTCAAAGAAGTAACAAAGAAACTAGCTAAGTTGAACAAAGCTATAGCTTTACAAGAAAAAGCAGAGGCAGAAGTCAATGTACTCGTTAGGATAGTAAAGAGCAAAATAAAACAATATAGAAAAAAACTGATTACAGAGATAGAGATTCCATTCTATATCTACTCAGGAAAAATACTCCAGTCTCACCAAGCTGGCTTAGGTCATGGAATCTTTATAAAGGATCCAACAGGTAATGATGAGCTAAAGAATGTAAGACTAGTATCTAATTGGGAAAGCGACCATGATATTCTTAATACCATGAGTTCAGGACAGATCTCAGCAATAGTGATATCTCTAACACTAGCTCTACACAGGGTATACTCTTCCCGCTTCTCTTGTATTCTGATAGACGATCCTGTGCAAACCATGGATGATATAAACATGTCGTCGTTAGTAGAAGTTCTAAGGAATGACTTCAAGGATAGGCAAGTAATTTTGTCCACACATGAAGACAAAGTGGCAAGGTACTTTACTTATAAATACTTAAAACATAATGAAAGCGTTAAAATTGTAAATTTAATGCAAAGAAAAGAGTATATACCGACAAATCGTTTTATATACAGAAAAGGAGAGTTGGAACCTCAAGCTTAA
- the pheT gene encoding phenylalanine--tRNA ligase subunit beta, with protein sequence MKFSESWLREWVKPAINSEELAHQITMAGLEVDDVEPVAGEFTGVKVGKVVECGQHPDADKLQVTKIDIGEEELLDIVCGASNCRLGLTVAVATVGAVLPGNFKIKKAKLRGVPSHGMLCSFSELGIDVESDGILELPEGTTLGMDVRELLELNDVTIDVDLTANRADCFSIRGLAREVGVLNRADVTEPTVEAVATSIEDTVSVEIKATDACPRYLGRVVKNVNVKAESPIWMQEKLRRCGIRSIDPVVDITNYVMLEQGQPMHAFDLAKIEGGIVVRLAEQGEKLTLLDGNEAELNSNTLVIADQNKALAIAGIFGGQDSGVTTETTDVLLEAAFFAPDHIRGRARAYGLHTDSSLRFERGVDSTLQAAAMERATQLLVEICGGEVAPVNGSESEADLPKANVVALRRAKLDSLLGHEIPSTDVVEILTRLGCEVAVVEDTESTDAGWTATSPSWRFDIAIEQDLIEEVGRIYGYDNIPNQAPKAALKMNDHKEANQPLKRVRDLLVDRGYHEAITYSFVEPEQQKLVVPGVEPLILPFPISADMSAMRLGLIQGLLNTVVHNQKRQQSRVRLFESGLRFIPEATAENGMRQEMMLAGVISGTRGEEHWDIATNIVDFFDLKGDLEAVLELSANEIAYSFKAAKHPALHPGQTAAIVVDGKEVGIIGTVHPELERKFGLNGRTIVFEIEWAAINTRVLPEAVAVSKFPANRRDIAVVVDEAVASGDIVDACIAAGGEFLTGAKLFDVYVGQGVEEGKKSLAIALSLQSVERTLEDADIAGSVDAIVASISEKFGAALRD encoded by the coding sequence ATGAAATTCAGTGAATCTTGGCTACGCGAGTGGGTTAAACCTGCAATTAACAGCGAAGAGCTAGCTCACCAAATCACTATGGCTGGTTTGGAAGTTGACGATGTAGAACCTGTTGCTGGTGAATTCACCGGCGTTAAAGTAGGTAAAGTGGTTGAGTGCGGTCAGCACCCAGACGCAGACAAACTACAAGTTACAAAAATTGATATCGGCGAAGAAGAGCTGTTAGACATCGTATGTGGTGCATCTAACTGTCGTCTTGGCCTAACGGTAGCAGTAGCAACTGTTGGCGCAGTACTGCCTGGCAACTTCAAAATCAAGAAAGCAAAACTACGCGGCGTTCCATCGCACGGCATGCTTTGTTCTTTCTCTGAGCTAGGTATCGACGTAGAGTCTGACGGCATCCTTGAGCTGCCAGAAGGCACAACGCTAGGTATGGACGTACGTGAGCTTCTTGAGCTTAACGACGTAACTATCGACGTAGACCTAACAGCAAACCGCGCAGACTGCTTCAGCATCCGTGGCCTTGCTCGTGAAGTTGGCGTACTAAACCGCGCAGACGTTACAGAGCCAACAGTTGAAGCTGTTGCAACAAGCATTGAAGACACAGTATCTGTTGAAATCAAAGCAACTGATGCTTGTCCACGTTACCTTGGCCGTGTGGTTAAGAACGTAAACGTGAAAGCGGAATCTCCAATCTGGATGCAAGAAAAACTGCGTCGTTGCGGTATCCGTTCAATCGACCCAGTTGTAGACATCACAAACTACGTGATGCTAGAGCAAGGCCAACCAATGCACGCATTTGATCTTGCTAAGATCGAAGGCGGTATCGTGGTTCGTCTAGCAGAGCAGGGCGAAAAGCTAACACTTCTAGATGGCAACGAAGCTGAACTAAACAGCAACACACTTGTTATCGCAGACCAAAACAAAGCACTAGCAATCGCTGGTATCTTTGGCGGTCAAGATTCAGGTGTTACTACTGAAACGACAGACGTACTTCTTGAAGCTGCATTCTTCGCACCGGATCACATCCGTGGTCGCGCACGTGCTTACGGCCTTCACACTGATTCTTCTCTACGTTTCGAACGTGGTGTTGATTCAACACTTCAAGCAGCAGCAATGGAGCGTGCAACACAGCTTCTAGTTGAAATCTGCGGTGGTGAAGTTGCGCCAGTAAACGGCAGCGAATCTGAAGCTGATCTTCCTAAAGCAAACGTAGTTGCTCTACGTCGCGCTAAGCTAGACAGCCTACTAGGTCACGAAATCCCATCTACAGACGTAGTGGAAATTCTTACTCGCCTAGGTTGTGAAGTAGCTGTTGTTGAAGATACAGAAAGCACAGACGCAGGTTGGACGGCAACGTCTCCATCTTGGCGTTTTGATATCGCAATCGAGCAAGACCTAATTGAAGAAGTAGGTCGTATCTACGGTTACGATAACATTCCAAACCAAGCGCCTAAAGCGGCACTTAAAATGAATGACCACAAAGAAGCTAACCAACCGCTTAAGCGCGTTCGTGACCTTCTTGTAGACCGTGGCTACCACGAAGCAATCACATACAGTTTCGTAGAACCAGAACAGCAAAAATTGGTTGTACCTGGTGTTGAGCCGTTAATCCTGCCATTCCCAATCTCTGCGGACATGTCAGCAATGCGTCTTGGCCTAATCCAAGGTCTTCTAAACACAGTTGTTCACAACCAGAAGCGTCAACAGTCTCGCGTTCGTCTATTCGAATCAGGCCTACGTTTCATCCCTGAAGCAACAGCTGAAAACGGCATGCGCCAAGAAATGATGCTTGCGGGCGTTATCTCTGGTACTCGTGGCGAAGAGCACTGGGACATTGCAACTAACATTGTAGATTTCTTCGATCTTAAAGGTGACCTAGAAGCCGTTCTTGAGCTTTCTGCAAACGAAATCGCATACAGCTTCAAAGCAGCGAAGCACCCAGCACTTCACCCAGGTCAAACTGCGGCTATCGTAGTAGACGGCAAAGAAGTGGGTATCATTGGTACTGTTCACCCAGAACTAGAGCGTAAGTTTGGTCTTAACGGCCGTACTATCGTATTCGAAATCGAATGGGCAGCTATCAACACTCGCGTGCTTCCAGAAGCAGTAGCCGTATCTAAGTTCCCTGCAAACCGTCGTGATATCGCTGTTGTTGTTGACGAAGCAGTTGCTTCTGGCGACATCGTAGATGCGTGTATCGCTGCTGGTGGCGAATTCCTAACAGGCGCTAAACTGTTCGACGTATACGTTGGTCAAGGCGTTGAAGAAGGTAAGAAGAGCCTAGCTATCGCACTTAGTCTACAGTCTGTAGAGCGCACACTTGAAGATGCAGACATCGCTGGTTCAGTAGATGCTATCGTAGCTTCAATCTCAGAGAAATTCGGCGCAGCACTTCGCGACTAA
- a CDS encoding RelA/SpoT domain-containing protein, with translation MAPFLRTAALMLLVLSRAPAFAATVSSPSTEQNRSSQNEVSPTLFKHSLSGLYGIKPIKSSPTQPYDDFDILYSKAHQAQLELETICKSTALLTDSSALFAGVKSQDRAIEKINLELDGQTNRITDLARATIIADDVESLVTVYETISREAEIVKVKNRFKSPAPSGYRDLNLLVRLPKTNIVAEVQLHLKAIAEVKSGAEHELYEIIQGIERVASAQNRALNDIETAQITSLRRQSLELYQQAWQPYITTQLKAA, from the coding sequence ATGGCCCCTTTTCTCCGTACAGCAGCATTAATGCTATTGGTACTCAGTCGCGCGCCTGCATTTGCAGCAACCGTGTCATCACCTTCCACTGAACAAAACCGATCCTCACAGAATGAAGTCTCTCCTACGCTTTTCAAACATAGCCTAAGTGGACTTTACGGAATAAAACCCATTAAATCGTCACCAACTCAACCTTATGATGATTTTGATATTCTTTACAGCAAAGCACACCAAGCTCAACTGGAGCTAGAAACTATCTGTAAAAGCACAGCGTTATTAACTGATTCTTCCGCACTCTTTGCTGGTGTGAAGTCACAAGATCGTGCCATTGAGAAAATTAATCTAGAACTTGATGGTCAAACAAACAGAATCACCGACCTCGCTCGTGCCACGATAATTGCAGACGATGTAGAAAGCTTAGTCACGGTATACGAAACCATTAGCCGTGAAGCTGAAATCGTAAAAGTCAAAAACCGATTTAAATCCCCAGCCCCTTCAGGCTACCGTGATTTAAACCTGTTGGTTCGTCTTCCAAAAACAAACATCGTCGCTGAGGTTCAATTGCACTTAAAAGCAATAGCGGAAGTGAAAAGTGGAGCCGAACATGAGCTTTACGAAATCATCCAAGGTATTGAACGTGTGGCGAGTGCGCAAAATCGAGCTCTGAATGATATTGAAACCGCGCAGATAACGAGTTTGCGTCGTCAATCTTTAGAACTCTACCAACAGGCGTGGCAGCCTTACATTACCACTCAACTTAAAGCAGCATAG
- the pheS gene encoding phenylalanine--tRNA ligase subunit alpha, protein MQHLEEIIANATTAIESADSLVALDDVRVQYLGKKGELTLQLQSLGKLPPEERRTAGQEINKAKGAVQQAIAARKDALQRAELEAKLAAETIDVSLPGRRIENGGLHPVTRTVERIEQFFGELGFSTESGPEIEDAFHNFDALNIADDHPARTDHDTFFFNPDLMLRTHTSGVQIRTMENGKPPFRFIAPGRVYRNDYDQTHTPMFHQVEGMLVDENVNFAQLKGILNDFLCNFFEEEVEVRFRPSFFPFTEPSAEVDVKRKDGKWLEVLGCGMVHPNVLRSVGIDPEKYSGFAFGMGVERLTMLRYGVNDLRAFFENDLRFLKQFK, encoded by the coding sequence ATGCAACATCTAGAAGAGATCATTGCTAATGCAACGACAGCGATTGAAAGCGCTGATTCGTTAGTCGCACTTGATGACGTGCGAGTTCAGTATTTAGGTAAGAAGGGTGAATTAACTCTTCAATTACAAAGCCTAGGTAAACTTCCACCTGAAGAGCGTCGCACTGCTGGTCAAGAGATCAACAAAGCGAAAGGTGCTGTTCAACAAGCGATCGCAGCTCGTAAAGACGCACTACAACGTGCAGAGCTTGAAGCGAAGCTAGCTGCAGAAACTATCGATGTGAGCCTACCAGGTCGTCGCATTGAGAACGGTGGTCTTCACCCTGTTACTCGCACTGTTGAGCGTATCGAACAGTTCTTTGGTGAGCTTGGCTTTAGCACTGAGTCTGGCCCTGAAATCGAAGATGCATTCCACAACTTCGATGCACTCAACATCGCAGACGATCACCCAGCTCGTACTGACCACGATACGTTCTTCTTTAACCCAGACTTAATGCTACGTACGCACACGTCTGGTGTTCAGATCCGTACAATGGAAAACGGCAAGCCACCTTTCCGCTTTATTGCTCCGGGCCGTGTTTACCGTAACGATTACGACCAAACTCACACGCCAATGTTCCACCAAGTGGAAGGTATGTTAGTGGATGAGAACGTAAACTTCGCACAACTTAAAGGTATTCTTAACGATTTCCTTTGTAATTTCTTTGAAGAAGAAGTTGAAGTGCGTTTCCGTCCTTCATTCTTCCCGTTCACAGAGCCTTCAGCTGAAGTTGACGTGAAACGTAAAGATGGCAAATGGCTAGAAGTTCTAGGCTGTGGCATGGTTCACCCTAACGTACTTCGCTCTGTTGGCATCGACCCTGAGAAATACTCTGGTTTTGCATTCGGTATGGGTGTAGAGCGTCTAACGATGCTTCGTTACGGCGTAAATGACCTTCGTGCGTTCTTCGAGAACGACTTACGTTTCCTTAAACAATTCAAGTAA
- a CDS encoding ABC-three component system middle component 1, translating to MNKLINRILISNGYQETEVFLHQDSAELNLFKPNLGNHRQEYFLVVKLNDQSDESARKFLDIHTQDWFDKINTSGLVEQEFAKNCTLILCHKEDKIDRNTLLMIEEDQYNFKKNIITYSDSELLDLQSYIDKNQLSEISEGVINSIINQNGGMSFLHFKSNNKEQKDYYSLILKIILKLPFISYLPQEQELSNLLGDIEHSFSSNQLSIYKKLTESSDLWVEDEIEKKIEDIWGTDS from the coding sequence ATGAATAAACTAATAAATCGAATTTTAATTAGCAATGGATACCAGGAAACTGAGGTATTTTTACACCAGGATTCTGCGGAACTAAACCTATTCAAACCTAATCTGGGGAATCACCGACAAGAATATTTCTTAGTCGTAAAACTTAATGATCAGTCTGATGAATCAGCTCGAAAGTTTCTTGATATTCACACTCAAGATTGGTTTGATAAAATAAATACAAGTGGTTTAGTTGAACAAGAGTTTGCCAAGAACTGCACTCTAATTCTTTGCCACAAAGAAGACAAGATCGATAGAAACACTCTCTTAATGATCGAAGAAGATCAGTACAATTTTAAAAAAAACATAATAACTTATTCAGATAGTGAATTATTAGATTTACAGAGTTATATAGATAAAAATCAGTTATCTGAAATAAGCGAAGGTGTAATTAATAGTATAATAAATCAAAATGGAGGAATGAGCTTTCTTCACTTCAAAAGTAACAATAAGGAACAAAAAGATTACTATTCACTAATACTAAAGATAATTTTGAAACTTCCTTTTATTAGTTACTTACCTCAAGAACAAGAGTTGAGTAATCTATTAGGTGATATCGAACATTCTTTTTCATCCAATCAATTAAGTATTTATAAGAAGCTAACTGAAAGCAGTGATCTATGGGTAGAAGATGAGATAGAAAAGAAAATAGAAGATATATGGGGAACGGATTCATGA
- the ihfA gene encoding integration host factor subunit alpha: MALTKADLAENLFEKLGYSKRDAKETVEVFFEEVRKALESGEQVKLSGFGNFDLREKSERPGRNPKTGEDIPITARRVVTFRPGQKLKARVEDIKLDK, encoded by the coding sequence ATGGCGCTCACAAAGGCCGATTTGGCTGAAAACTTGTTTGAAAAACTTGGATACAGTAAGCGGGATGCCAAGGAAACGGTTGAAGTGTTTTTTGAAGAAGTTCGTAAAGCACTCGAAAGTGGCGAACAGGTTAAACTTTCTGGTTTTGGTAACTTTGATCTTCGTGAAAAAAGCGAACGTCCGGGCCGAAATCCAAAAACCGGAGAAGACATTCCAATTACTGCTCGCCGTGTAGTTACTTTTAGACCTGGGCAGAAATTAAAAGCTCGCGTTGAAGACATTAAGTTAGATAAGTAA